In the Drosophila teissieri strain GT53w chromosome 3R, Prin_Dtei_1.1, whole genome shotgun sequence genome, GTTATTTATAAGtaggatttatttttaaagagccCTATCAAGTTGGCAACACTGTGGCCCGTCGGCTCAGTTGCATTAACGTTTTGTGACTGCGCCAAGGGTTGCGTGTTCGATTGCAGTTGCTTGCATTTAATGGGTTAGGGCACACTTCTGTGGGAGGGCCAGGCCACTTACGATTCATTGAAttgccccccttccccccttcgGCATCACGACTCCAGTGGGGCACAATTGAAAATCGATCCGCCTTCGTGTGTCGCTGATGTTTTCGGTGCTGTTTGCGTtgctgttttcgttttcggtgCATCCCTCTTAATGGACAGCCGCTCTCGTTTGACCCACAGGGAGGAGGGCCGGTCGTAAGTCTCAGAAATAAGCTGTTGTAATATGGTACGAGAAGGACTCTCCCCGAAGGGGAGTGGCTTTTGACAGGACTTCCAATTAGCAGGAGTCAACTGCTCATGTAAACATTTTCCGATTTAACTTTCGGAATTCTGCCGCTTTGCCAGAGCAAAGAACAAAGTACAAAGAACTTTTGTGCACATTTGTGTTTATTATTGTATAAATCAAAAGATAAAGTTGCACACAGAGTTCCTGTTCCGCTCTCTCCCTCCCCCTCTCTCCACTGCTCCTTTGGTAAGCCCGGGATTCGGTTGGTTAGGTTGTCCTGGCCGGACGGAGGGGTATCCTCCAGTTGCTCCATGTGCACTCCGTGTTCTGTTTGCATGCAGAGGCGCAGTACGTAAACTAAACGGAGTGCACACATACACTTGCATGTGGGAGGGGGAtggaaagggggaggggggtggagTCGTGCATGTTTGTggcattataaaatatatctgGGCACCAACAACAATGGTGGCTCTTGTGGGGCTCTGCCCAATTTCAAACTTGGTAATGGCAAAATGGCGATCTGGCTACctctgctactgctgctggctgccccgttgctgttgttgtatgtgctgttgttgttgttgccacatttaaatgccaaactTCACCGGACATGCTTCATAGCTCTAATTATACATGCGCCTTCCTTGGAACGCCTTCCGTTATTCGGGCGAaggaaaaaatacaatatagCCAAGGAGGACAACAATGGAGCGCGCAGAGCCAGGACTCTccttattgttattgttgttatttgtattgttgttgccattgttgttgttgagactgcattgttgttttgcttggtTGGCCCCTTGCCAACAGGCAACGCGTCGTATGCGCAACGTGGCCTGCTATTTTTCTAACCACAGCTAAACACACACAGCTAAGCTCAAGATAATAGCAGTGGTTGGATCTGAAACAAATGTTTGCGGTGCAGAATTATTAAAAGTGATGGGAGAACACAAAAGTGAGTTTTTAAGTGAGTTATACTAAGCTCATTATcacatacataataataattattatttcttttcattaCTATTATTTCGCACATGACTGCCAACAGTTGGGGTGTATCGATGTGAGTGTATTGGTGTGGGAGGGAGACAGCGACTTTGGCTGGAGTCAAAACCCCTAGAGAAGTTTGCATGTCTGTTTAGTAATTCAGAGAAAAGCGGGAAGCGAAGGCCCGTCActcttttgatttgattagtacccacacagccacacacaaacacaataaatttatgtaaattctGGCAGCATAAAATATGGCATTAAAGTCTAATGTGCAACTCCAGGCACGCAAAACCAAATCGtggaagaaaaaaatgaagacATTATGTTCGAGCCAAGATTGTAGGCTGGCTAATAAGCCGCTGACCCCCGATGACCAAGGCAGTACAATTGTAGGGCTAAAAACTTTCATTAACACAGACGCATTAGCATATTTGCTCTGCGCCTCTTTTATAAATCACTTCATTGACATTTTTTACGAGGCGTCAAATCGGCGGTCGGGGAGTTTGGCTGGCGAACTTTTCGAGAACAAAACATGTCCAAAGTCTGAAGAAAATGTCTGAGCCTGCGGGCGTCGTTTGCGTATTGTTTGGGTATCGGGACACCCGACTCGACCCATGGCCCAAGTTCCATAGCCCTTGGCCAAGATTGACGCGCCGCTTACGTGCCACGGAGCCATTTGTCTTGGAGCCGCACTTTGCGTGTCTTAATTAGCGCCCCACCACCTTCCACCGGAGGTCTTCATCTCATCCTCCTTCTCCCGCAGTGGCAGTAACAGTAAGAGTAACCGAAGAAACTTTGCAGACGCCAAGTCGAGCCTGGAATTTATGTATTCCAGATAAGAGTCCACTGATAAGCCTATAGATTCCAGGGCCTTGGCCTGTCTTTGCCCTGAGTTACTATGGAAGACGGGACATGCTAATGAACTCGGCTAGGGAATGGGCTCCCAGTGGGTCACAAAggaaagttttatttttcggGGCTGGACAAACTTAATTAGCCGTGTTTGCGGTTTTCACTTTCCAACTTACTACTATACCTGCTTTGCCATCTTTTGAGTATTTGCCTGGGTTGTTAGGAATAGAAGTGTGAAGCACTTTTAATATGTTCGCCACCAAAAGAATCCAGCTTAAAGTGCAGCACTTAGATTAAATGCAGCATTTAGTCATTAATTGCATTAAAGATAATGTCATGACTGGCGTGGAAACTTGTATAATTGGGTCACTATAAACGAAATTCCCGTTCACTGAAAAATACGGTCAAGCTTTCGGTGCCCAGAGAAAAGCCGCCTTTGTGTTGTTAATGAAACTTTAAGCCTTCAGCCGCCATTGTCCTGGCCTTCATTGGATATGCGAAGGGGTCAGTTGGACAGGTGGACAGCTGGCGGCTGATAAAGCCCCGCGAATGCTAATTAAAGCCTCGCAGTGTGCTCGAATGTTGCGCCTCTGGCTGAGCGTATGCAAATCGTGTAAATCAGAGAGTTTAgtgccactggccactggccgTGTCCCGCCATAAGCTGCCATATTTAGTTAAGTAATCAGGATTTTTGTGGGAGGCAGCCAGGCTGTTGTTGGcccggggggcgtggctggaaGGGGTTCAAATTGTTGACTGGGACAACAAAAGAGTTTTCTAGTTTTCTGCCCAGGGACCCATGTATTTTGTCGATGACTTTGTCCTTTTACCCACACATCCCCCAGCTgatgttggtgttgctgttggtgttggtgttggggTGTGCTACTTGTAGTTGTGTGTATATTATTATGTCGACAGGACTCCCCCAGTGTCTGAGGACACACTGCCTTGTCCCGCCTTTGTGGCCGGCATGTGGTGCTCGTTAAATGCTAATTGCCGCATACTTGTAACCACTTTATGTGTATGCCTTTGTGCAGGCAACCCCTGCCCCACCCCGCCCCACCCCTTCTCAACCCCCACACAGCAGTGAAAACAAGGCAACCCCGCCCCCCAATTGGGTGTCTGTGCTAATTGAAACTGTGCACGACCCCCAGAGCCCGCCCGCTGCCGCTTTTCCAGCGAAAACTATTACCACATTTCGCGGCCATCAATCAAAGGCTTAATATCCGCGAGCCTCGTGCTCGGCTCTCTTGTCAGTGGAATAAGCATGTCAGAGCCAGCGAGACGGCGGCACAAAGTGCATCATTCGACCGCTAATTTGGGCCGTAAATACGAGACCCACTGCAGTTTCCAGCTGACCTGCTGCAGTTGGCCTTTTCGAAACTCTGGTATTCATAACGTAACGAGTCAGTTTCGCATGCAAATGTCACCAGTTGTGCCCATCTAAACGGCTTGCCATGTGGATGGGATGGATAGGTTGGTTCCATACTGCCATATGTGACCTGTGCGAAGACGAACCCACTCGAATCCGGTGGCCGGCCGTTCGAGAGCTGAACCTCATTAGAAGTGGCccactcctgctcctgctgctccgcctcctCTGGAACTACTGAACGTGGCAGCTCTCATTTTAGCATTTATCGTCCAGTTTTTCAGTGACTAGGCCAACTGGCCATCGGGCCAACGCACCAACGCAGCAACGGGCCAACGGGCTCTCTTAATTACCGAACATCGGGCAAATGCGTTTTTCTATTGGAAGCTGGCTGAGCTGGCGTGAGTTCATCAGCCTGCGcctcaatttgcataatttccagCCCGGAAGCTCAAGTGCGGCGCTGATTGTGGGGGCTCATGACTTTCATATGCTTCATATGGGTTCGGGGATGCAGCGGCATCCATTTACCCAATTTGTTGGCcagaatttatttgtatagTCCATGTCaaggatgctgctgctgctgctgatgctgatgctgatgtgATGCCATGGCTCGCGGCCATCGTGGGTGGGCATGAAACACTCGAAATGACATTACGGGCTCGTGTTCGATGGTTGGAGGCTTCGAGGCTGGCAAAAGGAATCAATATTATGCAAATAGCCAAAGTGGTCAGCCGGGCCACAGGACCACCCACTGTTCTTCCAGCCATTTCGCTTCTGCATTTCAATCGACGAGAAAATGACGGCAATGGcatattattttgcatttcatttcatttcattcgtTGTGCAATAAAgtgcattttgatttgcctttAACAGGCATCGGGAGTGgcataataaattatgcatgGCAATGCATGAACACTGTGTTAACCTTTTTAttccagccagccatccaagCCATCCAACTTGATTTCGCAAATCAATGCGAAAAACtgtgcatatatttttttaaatttcccgtCCAGCGGCCAGTGGTCATAAATCGCCATCTGCCACGTGCCCACTGATCACCTTCTTTCAGCGCCGCCTTTTTGATTAAGTGTCTGCGGCAGGAGCCCACCTGGCtgtcctgccacgcccacttcctTGGCGGCAAGTTGGCGCTGTCAGAAAGTTCGCTGCACTCATTAATCAGGCGCCGTGTGGCAACTAATTTAATGCAACTTAAATCAAAAGCAATTGTTGTTTTAGCCAGCTGCAATTTAGTCAGCCACTTCCGCACGCACCTCCTTCACAAGAGGTTGCTGAACTGGCTGTTTgagtggttgggtggttgggtggtgcagtggttCAGGGGTTCTGATAGTCAGGGGTTCTGAGGTTCAGGGGTCGGGCGACTCTGTTTGCCCCGCCAATTGACGCGTCATAACTTGCAACACCATCGCTGTGAGGCTTTGACCGCGCCCAGTTGAGTGCAAACTAAATTTATCAGCTTCGCAATCGCTGGCCATAAATTTTTACCTCCGCCCCTCCGACAACTCACCGCCCTGTACCAActgaccacgcccactgctGCCACAAGCCCGAACATATGATGGCTACTAAGTTGTTGTACTTGGGTAAGTGGCAAGTTGCAACACTTTAAAACGCGAAGAGAATGTGACTTCAGTTGACTTCAAATACAGttctatacatatatcccaAAGCATTTccaataaatgtaattttctttaaattagttttaaacaaacaaatattccGTAGAATAAACCTGAAGTTATAAATGGCATTTTCTCTCGGTGTAGCAATTCAAACGCAGACATTTAAATGGCGCCGCTTATGCAATGCAAGGCACACATAAATCTTGACCAAACTGGCCAAGTGCAGAAGCAGATTAGATTGACCCCGTGGGTGGTGATGGGTGGTAGCtggtagtgggtggtggtgtgcGGTTTGTTGGCCAGGTGGGCAGGATTTGGTTGGGAAGAGGCATACGCAAGGTAAACAGGATCGCCTGAATTGCCGCGGGCCACGCATGAATACCATTCTGACCCGAACCATTTGCGTGTGACCGCCCCTCGGTTAGCCCTCAACTCCGCcccccaaaaaacagaaaaaccaaacaaaagtgTGCCGACCTATTCGCGCTTCTCcactgtttttatttgggcACTAGCTTTGTGAAAGTTTTTTGCGTGCATTTCTATTTATGTGCCGCGCATAAAGTTTAGTGCGCCGTCAAAATGTTGGCCACGAAGACCAAGAAGGGCAGAAGGGCACAAGCCGGGTACAATGGCACATAAAAGCGAACCGAGTTGTGTTAGCCGGCAGCGCCTAAAAGGCTGCACGCAATTTTTCCATTCGCCGCCACTCCGTGCGTGTGTATTTGTAGCAGTGAGTACGTGTGTGTGGTTGGGTGTCTGtgtatgtgtctgtgtgcgcgCTGCGGTTTGTTtgcatacaaaatttgtaCGTGTTATTTTAACTTTGCCGCTTTTATgttctatatatacatatatatgtatatatataattttttgtatcttcTTTGTTGGCCCTGCAGAGGCAGCCACGATTTTAACACCTCTGCAAAAGTGGGGAGGTGGCAAATGGGAGTGGAGCAACTTTGGTCCTTCAGGTGTTAATGGTTGCTGTACGGTCCGTGTGCGTGTAGCAGATAACATTTCCGTATCCGGTTGCGTATCTGTGCGAGAATCTGCCGGTGGCGCGGAAAATAAGAAGACAACTCCGTGTTTGCTTtcacatttatatttgtttaaacacTCTTTGGGGTGGGGGGGAAAAAGGGGTCTTGTCGTATTCATTTactgtatacatatacatatcatCATATATAGTAGTTATATCTTTCGGGAGTCTTTATCCTTTAGGTATCGCTACACACAGGGTGGCGGAATATTTTccagggggggagggggacaGTTCTGCTACAACTTAAACACCTAACTTATAGTTCCAGTTTAGCAAAGGTTCTTAACAATACGGATATGACACATATCCAGGTTCTCTTTTATACAGTTCATACAACTAGGATGTGCGGCAACTCAAAGCTTCTCAGCCTCGGGGCCATCGGTAATGGATCCATcaacaatataatttaatttcaagttCCCTTCTCCCTTACGGActtaatttacaaaactaaataCAATTGGAAATACTTTCAGAGTCAGGAAGCAAATACTTGCTAGAATCGTAACTAAAAGAGGGGAAAAGAGCACTTTTCCAGCATACTTTTCcccatttgttttttgtttttggttttttctgtttgctttttgctttttgttttttgcaattATGTAGTTTTAGCATCTGTTATGGGAAAGTTTCCAGCTACCATCCATTCGAAATTGATGCCACTCAGACATTATTTGACAAAAGTCCAAAGTTTGCCCTAGACTTTGTCGTTCCATTCAAGTATTTACACAGAAATTACGCACAACGAACCCTCAGCTGGGCTTGATTCGGGAACGAAGGGCGGGGATAtgtcatatatatatatatgggatTCGAATTTAGTTACTTAACAATTTTACTAATTGAATTCTGTGCGCCTCTCTGCGCATGAGTTTCCTTTTTTGCGCTCCGAAGGGGATCTGTTTTTAATACTATTTAACTCGTTTCCACTCGCGTTGCTTAATGATTTTTACATGCTATAACACATTTACCCAATTTGTCTGTTTTTCCTTTCCCTCCTCGTCGCCTCTCGTCGCTTTTCATCGCTCCTTGTCGCTTAAGAACTAAGGATATTACACTTAAAGTATACAAAATCACCATTTATGctctgcaattgcaattgaattgaattgaattgaattgaaatgaatgCTTGTTAATTGAATCGAGTCGAAGGGGTTGCCATGTGGCGTCTTGGCGTTGTGGCTTAGGTCAGCTCCGCGCCGAGTAGCCACTGCCCGGTTCTGGCCAGGATGATGGCGATGGTAAGCGTGCGCAGGAAACTGCTCTCCGAGTGCCCAGCCGCACCTTTGACTGTGGCAAAGAAATGGAAGCAAATGACAACGAATCGAATTAGTAAGGAGtgtaggaggaggaggagtgggaGTGGGCAATGGCTTCGTGCCAGGTCACTCACCCAGCAGCATGGCCTCGCGGTTGTCGATGATGCCCGGTCGCCGCTGCAGGACGCTCTCCTTGCCGCCCTTCCACAGCACCGGCGATATGCTGGCCAGGCACTTGACGCGCATGTCGCCCTCGTGGAAGTGGCGCGGCtccagcggcagctgcaggCCCAGTGTCGAGGTGATTAGCCCGTGTTTGTGCACGATGTCGTTGTATTTGTGCAGGTAGTGCTCGTCGAGGATCTGGAATAAGTCGGATGTGGGGCTTAAATGCTGCACTGAGGAAAAGGATTTCTTTGGAAAAATCATTCCACTAgtagatttaattaaattccttttgaattcaatttgagcTGCTATTTCGTCTGGTTTTGTCTAAGTCTTAAGTTTTTAATCCTTTGATAGTCGGCTCAAATATAAGAGCCAAAACTCAGAGAATCAGACTAGAATGATGTGCTAGTTAAATGCCGTTTAATAATTGATTTCTGAGGAATATGATAGCTGTCTTAAATCAATTACCAAAATAGCAAGCGTCATATTTCTGACACATGCTCATTGAGATAATGACAATTAGAAAATGACAGGGCTTTCAGCAATGTGAAGTGGATTGCTTAATTTAACAAggcaaatattataaaaactGATGAGGATTTAGTCCAAATGGAAGGCCTAGGAAAAGTTACCAGCCAGCATTTTGCTTTTCTGCAGTTAATTCCAATTTGCTCGCCGTGTACGAGCGGAATTAAAAGTCTGCATCGGGAGTTTCCTGCCGTCAAGTACTAGGGGTTGacacacgcggcgtatgagcaacgaaacggaaacggaaacgggagcgggaaaagggaaaagggaaacGGGACCCGCAATGGGCGTGTCTGGAACATGTCTGGCAAATGCTTGAGGGGACGCTTTTGTGTTCCAAGCCGGCGATTCGGAGTTGGAGTAACAGCCTCCGTCTCCGTCTATGCCGGCGTCTCCGAGTGCGACTTCCAAGTCCAATGAAGGTTACAATTACAAGAGCTTGATAATTCCTCCCTTTCAGTGTTTGCCTCTGTCAGCAGAGTGCACTGCCTTCACGAGGGGCGGAAGTGGTAGTAGTGGGGGGTTGTCGAACAAATGGATAGGGGGCTGCACTTAAACTTGGCTcgcaaagaaataaaatcatttgccataaataagaaaaatgtgCAGACCTGATAAAAAATGTGAAACGCTCAAATAAATAACTTGAACTTTTCCCTGCTGCTACTTTTTTCGATTTGCTTCGAAATTGGGTTCTGCGTGGGTAATCGGAATGGGAATTCGAATTCGGTCTGTCCTCGGGGTTTGGGGTTTTGGGGTTTTCGGGGCAGGGGGGAATTGGTTAGCACTTTGCCAGCGAAATTGTTGCCATTTGTTAGGCGATTGCTTGCCTTCGGCCGAATGCTTCGCCATTGTGCCTCGCTTTAAACTTTAAgggcataaattaaaactgcAAAGTCCGATTTCGCTTTCGATTTCGATGCCGGTTCCCTGCTGACACAACAAACATGCTAGTAATGCCGTCAGCTGTCCACAGGACGGCTGCCACGCAAAACAGAGGGAAATTTTGGGAGGACTGTTCATAAAACAGGGGGCACTTTGAATGCCCGGCGCGTTCCGGAAACTTTCACCCAAGATGCCGCCAAAATTTATTTCCACGCATTTTGCGGCCTGGCCAAGGCAGTTATATTAGAAGTTTTTCGTGGCGTTGCGAGAATATCTTGCCCCAGCTCAGGATGGacacttttattgaaattgcAGGAATGCCTTGCAGGGCAGCGCGTATACGACATGTTGTCGTGTGGACGGCCAGACGAATGCTATCAAATGAGCCCTCCTCAATTTCATTGTTCTCCAGGCTGCCCCCTATCCCCATCCCTATCCCTATCCCTATATATGTACGTTTGACGGATGCTCGGGTAGCGGACATGATAGGGTGGTCTTCATTATTCAGGAACGGGTGACGAGAGAGGGATGATGACTCCAGCTGCCATTGTTGGAGGGCAAATAAACCGGGAATCGTGCCTAATCGCACTTATTGATTTTTCTCGTATTTATACAAAGCGAACGAGAGGCACGAACCCAACGGATTCGAGGATTTttgtggatggtggatggggGAAGTCAGCATGGTACAATGAACTAACTCGTACCTTAACGCCTCGATTCACACAATTTGAGTGCCATGTAGTCAGCGTCGACGATAAAATGCAGTGCGCCACCCactcgccgccgccgcctctcGATTTTTGTGTTCCGGCCACGGCAGACATGTAACGAGCTTTCGGCCAGATGGATGGCCCAGTACCCAGTACCAACCAGTTTTGGAGCCCCAACACCCCTCCCACTCACCCAATATATAcgggtatatatgtatacacctGACGTAACCTACCCTAAGCTGCCGACATCGGGCCATAAAAcatgccaaagccaaaagggAAGAAAGACCGAAAAATGTATTCGAAGCCTGCCCGTCTACATGAGTTTTGTTCATGGAATTATTTCAACAACCTGCCCAGCTGAGTCCACTTTGCTCCCGAGCTCCTGTTCTCCTCCTCGCTGTCTGCCGCGTTGTTAGaggcttaaatatttactgtATGCATAATTTCTACATTTTTCCCTGCTCTTGATTAGCACGGCACCGTTTAGGTGCGgacccccaaaaaaaaggggtaaaTGTTGTAACTTTTTATTTGACTAAGAGCGGCAGAGCTAAGggaaacatatatatatataaatgaagGGAGCGCGCTAACAAACTCACCGGCTGCTCATTGACAAACCACTGCAAATGCGAGGCCGGATGCGATTTGCCCGACgtgcaatttaaatacaagTACTCGCCGATCTGGTACTGATACTGCTGTCCTCTGATGTGCGGTCCATCGCGCGGCAGAACTGAAATGAATATGGGGAAATATGGGTGGAGGATACATCAATTATGGATACaagatttgcataaataaaatggggGATTAATGCGCGATATTATCCCTTCTGATTTTATCTGGCGTGGCTTTGAACCGCGTCCAtttgctggccatttcccATATTCACATGGCCAAAAGTCCAACCCCCAAGCCAGTtgccaataaatatttgctgcGGCTTTCGCCCCTTGGTCGAgtaatttattaacaattttttgtgttgctttgctcggcaaatatttacccagcacacacactctggTGGAGGGGGCCTTTCCCCCTTTTGCACAGACGATTTCAATGggatatacaaataaatattttttcgctGCTCAAATAGAACATAAAGCACACAGAtaaaccaacagcaacacaacTCCAATTGCAAAGTGGGCTGTGGAGTTTTCTGGGTTTTCTGGGTGTTCGGGGACTACACAAAATATGTTGTAAGCGGCCAGACTGCGGAAATATCCattaaaatggcattttaacTTATAAATCGCTGGCGTGGCCGCCCCGCAATCCCCTCTCCTCGCCTTTGCCAGTCTACcgtttttatatattccttTTGCCGCTGGCCATTTggtttaagtaaataaaaatagtaaaaaagaaggggaaaaaggggaaaaaggggGGCAGAGCGGAAAGGAGCAAAGTTTAGCGCGTGTGTAAAGCGTTAAAAAATGCAGGGACCCGGCTTGGATTACAAAAATATGCTGTTATGAAACTAAAGCTTATGAATGACtttttaaaagcatttccGCCCGCGCGGCGCGATAAAGAAAGCCAACACAAACAACGGCGGCAGTCGCATTAGTcgcccaaaagcaaaagccggCAGaagctgcaaaaataaactcGATCCGaatcagaatatatatactatatatgtgtgtacatgTAGTGGGTGAATGAGTGGGTGTGCCTGTGGCGCAAAGTGGACCGCAGAAATGGTAAACAGAGCCACCAAAAAggcttttaaatattcaatttaaaagaGCTAAAGCttttaccaaaaataataaaatattagaGCACATCGAATGAAGGTCACAGTAGGGATAATTTTATACGATTCAGCTCCTAATGCATTTCGTTCACAGTATGAGCGACTGGTTTTAATTCGAGTTTCATTCACTGGCATATTAAAATCCTATTTGTCTTACGTATTTCAACTagtaatttcaataaaatccCGTATCAATTGCCACTCAGGCATTGAGTTCTCTGAGTTCTTAGCCGCTTATTGAAATTCCTTGCAGCTTGAATCAAAAATCTGTGTACAAAAACCATGAATACTATTCACATTGGATTTGGGTATGTATCGAAATGCTGCCgaacaaataagcaaacaagATCCGGCTCTTTGATGCCAATAACGACGCAGGTCCTGATTTAAAACCCACTCCCGCCACCCACCGCATTTGTCCTGTATTTGCGCTCTCAATATTTGCCTGTAATTGATGTGAAATTTTTCGAGCAAACATTTGCTCGGTTGTGTGGCTGCTGCTTGCGGGGTgcaacaaatataataaaatcgaGGCAGGCAAATGCGGAACGTGACTTTGAATAGATTGGCATTCCAATGGCATTTGGATAGGGCGTACTTACACACAATGTCCATCCGCCCCTCGCCCTGCACCGACGAGAAGTTGGGCGCCTCGGCGGACACCTCGCAACGGTACAATCCCGTCGAGTTGAGCGTCAGGCCGCGCAGCAGCACGCGACTCGCGTCCGAAAGCTCCTCCTGCAAGGACATTAGCATAGGTCAATGTCAGCAATGCCACAAATTGTAAGTTCTACAGATGCTTGATTTTAGTAAAAAATATGATTtaggaaatgcaatttatatttgttcTAATATTCCTTCTGAATACTTGGGCTGTACTCACAATGACTCGCACGCCGTCCACGCGGTAGCTGGTCTTCGGCGGCCGGGCCTTTGGCACGTAGCGGTAGAACTCCTCGTTGTCCTTGTACCACTTGATGGCGTACAGGGCCTCGCCCTCCTCggcc is a window encoding:
- the LOC122620899 gene encoding uncharacterized protein LOC122620899, with amino-acid sequence MKYTNDTRIIVFICCLLQGFAVGLRMIKVSIPAYKLRGESAFLECQYELNRTHHTVTGLQSHSDHAHGHQTHAGEFHYPDGDALDDERSSYRSRMRQNQRQHGQRPRQREPIAMRQYQSQQGHQQLPAPPEKSPYGHSVYRGSAASGYLGAAHVGASTHSGSVSVSNGNNNNGAPAAYMPDFDRADSFDDSHDREEEEEEEDEEEQAEEGEALYAIKWYKDNEEFYRYVPKARPPKTSYRVDGVRVIEELSDASRVLLRGLTLNSTGLYRCEVSAEAPNFSSVQGEGRMDIVFLPRDGPHIRGQQYQYQIGEYLYLNCTSGKSHPASHLQWFVNEQPILDEHYLHKYNDIVHKHGLITSTLGLQLPLEPRHFHEGDMRVKCLASISPVLWKGGKESVLQRRPGIIDNREAMLLVKGAAGHSESSFLRTLTIAIILARTGQWLLGAELT